tggtttttctttttaatgttatctaattttgttaataattcatttttattttgtccgaGGTTGTTTTCaagttcttttttatattggttaattttttctatgtgacctatttgtatattatcataccagttttttacaaaaagtatatgttgttctttttctttatttgCTATTTCagtaaactgttttttttcttcccgAGTTTGTTGTCCGATTTTTGCTTCAAACCCGGTCTCTCTTagttttttacattatcaCACTGTGTTGCATAGTGTCCTCTTCTCTCACATTTATAACACGttatattttccatttcaCCTCTCATTTCTTtttgtttatctttatttctatattgttCCGGTGTCCTCGATCTGCTTTGTCTATCTCGACTATCTTGTCTCTTATAATTATCTCTTTGTGATTCTCTAGTGTAACTTTGTTCACGTGAGTCTGGTCTCTCTCTTGAATATGATCTATCTCTATTTCTACGCTGATTATCTCTCGAAAAAGATCGGTTTCTATTATATCTTCTTGAATCCCTGCTTGATTCTCGCGATCTTCCTGGGTATGGACTTTTGTATCTATATTCTGGTTTCCTATAGTAatctttatttctattataatcaCGGCCTCTTGTCTCATTATTTCTATAGTAACTCTTGTCTTCATAATCgtcataatatctattttctcTAAAATCTACAGATCTATTTGTATTCTTTCCCAGCATATTCATTCTTTTAACTTCTTCCGTAAgttgttctatttttaataataagttttcagTGTGTTCCTCgttcttttttatttctttatttttatgaaactctTGTAATTTAGTCACTTGTAAATTTAGTAAGTCAGTGTAATTGTTAATTGTCGGGCCTCTGTTATTAATTCTATGTTGCATAAgttcgtatttttttagattttcttttaatttttttaaagttgtattatCTTGCATAgaaattgtatgtaaaatattctcttttagtccttttaaaatgtaaatgcataTATCCTCTTCTTTCATGTGAGTTTCAATTTGTCTGCACAAACTTTCGATCTCAGTCATGAAACTTGTTGCTGACTCTGATTCTCCCTGTCtcctattttctaaatttgtcTTTAAAATGGTAGTGTAATCAATAGGTAGATATTGATCAATAAACGCATCCTCTATCTCTTTCCATGTccagtttgtttttaaattatttaaattgtctaaGAAATTGCTCGCAGTTCCTTTTACAAACAttggtaaaaattttagtttatcttTTTCGTCCCAGTTATTAAAGTCAGTTATCatagaatattgttttaagaatttttttacgtCCTCATTGCCTGTAAAATAGTCGGGTGTCATTTGTAAATTTCTTTTTCTGTCGGTcatgttttgtaaaatttttaactcgttagatgattgtttttttttatttttatcgtcgaATGAcacttctttattttttttgttgtcaGAAGTAATATGATTTTCACAAGTATTATtgctaatttttaaagtatttaaattgttttctttttctgAATTTTCTGGGAGAATATTCTTATCTTTGTTAtggaaacttttatttaaaatgttaaacctATCGAAATTGTCACTACTGTTTCCTTCTGTGTTttgttcgttaaaatttaatgattcatATATGTTGTCAgag
This genomic window from Aphis gossypii isolate Hap1 unplaced genomic scaffold, ASM2018417v2 Contig00246, whole genome shotgun sequence contains:
- the LOC126553430 gene encoding ATP-dependent RNA helicase ddx23-like, encoding MTDRKRNLQMTPDYFTGNEDVKKFLKQYSMITDFNNWDEKDKLKFLPMFVKGTASNFLDNLNNLKTNWTWKEIEDAFIDQYLPIDYTTILKTNLENRRQGESESATSFMTEIEKNLKKYELMQHRINNRGPTINNYTDLLNLQVTKLQEFHKNKEIKKNEEHTENLLLKIEQLTEEVKRMNMLGKNTNRSVDFRENRYYDDYEDKSYYRNNETRGRDYNRNKDYYRKPEYRYKSPYPGRSRESSRDSRRYNRNRSFSRDNQRRNRDRSYSRERPDSREQSYTRESQRDNYKRQDSRDRQSRSRTPEQYRNKDKQKEMRGEMENITCYKCERRGHYATQCDNVEECEVKLSSENPTFQAPYRVSPAQREKLRLLIDEMIRADIIEPSKSNYAAPVFLIPKKQKGEYRFW